In Colletotrichum lupini chromosome 6, complete sequence, a single window of DNA contains:
- a CDS encoding major facilitator superfamily transporter: MTLSTRLWSWSLPSFAIPFLSATERDDVLPSQSKYRLVIIIPTTPPGMAPAYTAHRSTHGGRAPKTSETTSGPLPGYRLLYNTKGPILGVRLSFTSQSQRQRDLTFSRPSPSASDPSIHVLGKAMVLVGKSVIFSPTVSLFPSLLIRINKQDQQIPDSTSLALVDLSTLSTAFDRLVVIANMFDAQKAAVPSFMAPPTFLQSRASTLTPSDSSSNYDEMEKDIASSAASFQDIRIDPILLPPVPYSELSRIPSAKSEQAEIVNNEDDLEYPKGMKLALIVMALCFSVFLMALDNSIIATAIPRITDEFKSLNDVGWYGSAYLLTTASLQLLFGKFYSFFSIKWVYLITIAIFELGSLICGVAPNSIALIIGRAIAGVGSAGIFAGALIILAYSVPLEKRPIYTGAVGSMWGISSVAGPLLGGVFTDSLTWRWCFYINLPIGAVTIFVILFFFPDPVRSIPQETWRTRFIQMDPLGNMLFMPAIICLLLALHWGGVTYPWASARVIVLFLIFGFGMAGFLYLQYLGQENATVPPRIFKQRSVWSSSFFAFNTGAAFLLSVYFLPIWFQSVQGVSAVNSGVRNLPMLVSNIIASLVAGAAVTIWGLYTPWMILGSILMGIGYGLISTFNPNTSSAMWIGYQILAGAGVGAAMQQPLMAVQVVLDMADVPTGTAIIIFTQTVGGAIFVAIGQTVFTNKLVESLVEYIPTIDPHSVIAAGVTAIRKTIDPSLLPAVEHAYSDALAQAFLVSAVTASATIIGSVFVEWKSVKGKDVHLGDFRVQSSSFPFVPWRDFRM, encoded by the exons ATGACGCTCTCTACCCGTCTCTGGTCTTGGAGCCTCCCGTCTTTTGCCATTCCGT TCTTAAGTGCGACGGAGAGGGATGATGTTCTCCCATCCCAGTCCAAGTACCGT ctcgtcatcatcatccCGACTACGCCACCAGGTATGGCTCCAGCTTACACAGCACACCGTTCGACGCATGGAGGAAGAGCCCCCAAGACATCTGAGACAACGTCTGGCCCCCTCCCAGGGTACCGTCTCTTGTACAACACCAAGGGGCCGATACTTGGCGTCCGCCTCTCGTTCACCAGCCAGAGTCAGAGGCAGCGCGACCTCACCTTCT CGCGACCATCACCGTCTGCTTCCGACCCCAGCATCCACGTCCTCGGCAAGGCCATGGTCTTGGTCGGAA AATCCGTGATCTTCTCCCCTACAGTATCCTTGTTTCCCAGTCTCCTCATCAGGATAAACAAACAAGATCAACAGA TACCCGACTCTACTTCACTGGCACTTGTAGACCTCTCAACCCTCTCTACAGCATTCGACCGTCTCGTCGTCATCGCCAACATGTTCGACGCTCAGAAGGCCGCAGTGCCGTCCTTCATGGCTCCTCCGACATTCCTGCAGTCAAGGGCGTCAACCCTGACACCAAGCGACTCGAGCTCAAACTACGATGAGATGGAAAAGGACATCGCGAGCTCTGCCGCATCGTTTCAAGATATACGAATTGATCCCATCCTACTCCCTCCTGTCCCGTATAGCGAGCTATCGAGAATACCTTCCGCCAAGTCAGAACAAGCCGAGATCGTAAATAACGAAGACGATCTCGAATATCCCAAGGGAATGAAGCTGGCTTTGATTGTCATGGCATTGTGTTTCAGTGTGTTTTTGATGGCTCTCG ACAACTCCATCATAGCCACCGCCATCCCGCGTATCACGGATGAGTTCAAGAGCTTGAACGACGTCGGCTGGTATGGCAGTGCCTACCTCCTCACGACAGCCTCTCTCCAGCTGCTCTTTGGCAAATTTTACAGCTTCTTCAGCATTAAGTGGGTGTATTTGATCACCATCGCCATCTTCGAGCTGGGCAGCTTGATCTGCGGTGTCGCACCCAACAGTATCGCTCTGATCATTGGCCGCGCCATCGCGGGAGTAGGTTCAGCCGGCATTTTTGCCGGAGCACTCATCATCCTCGCCTATAGCGTGCCTCTCGAGAAGCGTCCCATCTACACTGGTGCCGTTGGTAGCATGTGGGGTATCTCGTCCGTCGCTGGTCCTTTGCTGGGTGGTGTCTTTACAGATAGTCTGACGTGGCGGTGGTGTTTCTACATTAACCTGCCGATT GGAGCCGTCACCATCTTTGTcattctcttcttcttccctgATCCCGTCCGCTCCATTCCCCAAGAGACATGGCGAACGCGCTTCATCCAGATGGACCCTCTCGGAAACATGCTCTTCATGCCGGCCATCATCTGCCTCCTTCTCGCTCTTCACTGGGGTGGCGTCACATACCCCTGGGCCTCTGCCCGCGTCATCGTTCTCTTCCTGATTTTCGGCTTCGGCATGGCGGGCTTCCTCTACTTGCAGTACCTTGGCCAGGAAAACGCCACAGTCCCGCCGCGCATTTTCAAGCAGCGCTCAGTCTGGTCATCCTCCTTCTTCGCCTTCAACACCGGCGCCGCCTTTCTTTTGTCTGTCTACTTCCTGCCCATCTGGTTCCAGTCCGTTCAGGGTGTCTCCGCCGTCAACTCGGGAGTCAGAAATTTGCCCATGCTGGTCAGCAACATCATCGCTTCACTCGTTGCCGGTGCCGCTGTCACTATCTGGGGCCTGTACACCCCATGGATGATTCTTGGCTCGATTCTCATGGGAATCGGATACGGCCTCATCTCCACCTTCAACCCCAACACATCCTCCGCGATGTGGATCGGCTACCAGATTCTCGCCGGTGCCGGAGTCGGCGCCGCTATGCAGCAGCCTTTAATGGCTGTGCAGGTGGTCCTCGACATGGCCGACGTGCCCACGGGAACCGCCATCATCATCTTCACACAAACGGTTGGCGGTGCCATCTTTGTCGCCATCGGCCAGACAGTCTTTACCAACAAGCTCGTGGAGAGCCTAGTCGAGTACATCCCGACCATTGACCCCCACTCCGTCATCGCCGCGGGTGTGACAGCCATCCGCAAGACCATCGATCCGTCCCTCCTGCCCGCGGTAGAGCACGCCTACAGCGACGCCCTAGCACAGGCGTTCCTAGTGAGTGCTGTGACGGCCTCGGCGACCATCATCGGCTCCGTGTTTGTGGAGTGGAAGAGTGTCAAGGGCAAGGATGTCCAT CTCGGGGATTTTCGCGTCCAGAGCTCATCATTTCCCTTTGTTCCTTGGCGTGATTTCAGAATGTAA